CATTCAGATGAATGTTGAAGACTATTATTCATAACAGAAAAGCTACAGAGAGTCTTATTTATTAATAACATCAACTGATGTATTAAATATCACAGCACTTTACTTATGAATGCAAGtttgatatatgaaaaaaaaaaattccggtAACAAGATGAAAAACCCAACAGCTGCTTTCTGAAGAGAGATAAAGAGCCTTATCATTTGAAGAGATCCTCAATCTGAGACATCCAGTGAAACATCAGTGATACTGGTTCTTAAAATGGCATCAGAGTCATTAAAACGTATACAAATGAGTTGTTATATTAGTCTTTTAAGAATACTCAGAGCCTCAATAGTCTTTCCTCACACTCCTTATAATCTCCAGTTACTAAaggtttttaaattcatttaaataaaccCTATAGTGAATAACTATAAAAAGTAGAATGAGGAGATGTATTTGTCAGCTTACTCCTTTCTGCCCATGGACGCCGCTGAGGACACATCATTAAagtctctcttctccctgccgTCATGTCTAAGTCAGAGTCTCCTCAAGAGCCAAACAACAGCCGAGGAAGCTCTTCATTGGAGGGTTGAGGTTTGAAACATCAGATGAGAGCCTGAGGAGCCATTCTGAGCAATGAGGAATGCTCACAGACTGTGTGGTAATGAGAGATCCAAACACCAATCACTCCACaggctttgggtttgtcatatacACCACTGTGGAGGAGGTGGATGCAGCCATGAATGCAAGGCCACAGAAGGTGGATGGAAGAGTTGTGGAACCAAAGACAGCTGTCTCAAGAGAAGATTCTCAAAGACCAGGTACCCACTTAacaatgaaaaagatacttgttggtggcattaaagaagacactgaagaacatcccCTAAGATATTATTTTGAACAGTATGGAAAAATTGAAGcgattcaggacataggcatgggcaaggacttcatgtctaaaacacccaaagcaatggcaaaaaaagccaaaattgacaaatgggatctaattaaactaaagagcttctgcacagcaaaagaaactaccatcagagtgaacaaacaggcaacctacagaatgggagaaaatttttgtaatctacttatctgacaaagggctaatatccagaacctacaaagaactcaaacaaatttacaagaaaaaaacaaacaaccccatcaaaaagtgagcaaaggatatgaacagacacttctcaaaagaagacattcagacagcaaacagacacatgaaaaaatgctcatcaacactggtcatcagagaaatgcaaatcaaaaccacaatgagataccatctcacaccagttagaatggcaatcattaaaaaatcaggaaacaacaggtgctggagaggatgtggagaagtgggaacacttttacactgttggtgggactctaaactagttcaaccattgtggaaaacagtgtggagatttctcaaggatctagaaccagaaataccatttgacccagccatcccattactgggtatatacccaaaggattataaatcatgctgctataaagacacatgcacacgtatgtttactgcagcactattcgcaatagcaaagacttggaatcaacccaaatgtccatcagtgacagactggattaagaaaatgtggcacatatacaccagggaatactatgcagccataaaaaaggatgagtttgcatcctttgtagggacatggatgcagctggaaaccatcattctcagcaaactattgcaagaacagaaaaccaaacaccacatgttctcactcataggtgggaattgaacaatgagatcacttggacacaggaaggggaacatcacacaccagggcctattgtggggagggtggatgggggagggatagcattaggagatatacctaatgtaaatgacaagttaatgggggcagcacaccaacatggcacatgtatacatatgtaacaaacctgcacgttgtgcacatgtaccctagaacttgaagtataataataataattaaaaaaaaaaaagaaagaaatcatgacTGACCAAGGCAGTGGCAAGAAAAGGGGTTTTGCCTTTGTAACCTTTGACAACCATGACTCCACATATAAGATTGCCAATTCAGAAATACCATATTGTGAATGGCCACAACTATGAAGTTAGGAAAGCCCTGTCAAAGCAAGAGATGGCTAGTGCTCCGTCCAGCCAAATAAGTCGAAGTGGTTCTGGAAACTTTGGTAATGGTCGTGGAGGTGGTTTTGGTGGGAATGACAACTTTGGTCATGGAGGAAACTTCCGTGGTCGTGTTGGCTTTGGTGGCAGccatggtggtggtggatatggTGGCAGTGCAGATGGCTATAATGGATTTGGTAATGATGGAAGGAATTTTGGAGGTGGTAGCAGGTACAATGATTTTGGCAATTACAACTCTCGGTCTTCAAATTTTGGGCCTATGAAGGGAGGAAACTTTGGAGGCAGAAGCTCTTGCCCCTATGATGGTGGAGGCCAATACTTAGCCAAACCATGAAACCAAAGGGGCTATGGGGGTTCCAGTAGCAACAGTAGctatggcagtggcagaagattttaattaggaaacaaagcttagcaggagaggagagccagagaagtgacagggaagCTATAGGTTACAACAGATTTGTGAACTCAGTCAAGCACAGTGGTGGCAGGACTTAGCTGCTATGaagaagacatgttttagacAAATTAGACAAATACTCATGTGTACGAGCAAAAAACCTCAAGGACTGTATTTGTGACTAATtgtataacaggttattttagtttctgttctgtgaaaagttaaagaattccaacaaagggttttaatttttttttttttttttggcacccaTGTTGTTGATTGCTAAATGTAACAATCCAATCATGATGCTGAATAGAataaatgccttttttaaaaaaaagaaatagaatgaggaaagggaagagtaCTGGACCTTTTTTCTGGAGTCAAAAGACCTAGGTTTAAATACCAGATATGCCATTTACTTGCTTTCTGAGGTTAAACAAGTTTCTCAACCTCTCTGATCCTTGGTTAACTGATATGTAAGGTGACAATGATAATTACTACCTTACAGAATTAAGAAATATAATGTATGGGGAAGGTCTTAGTAAACAGTAATAATACAAATATCCTTGTAGCTTTTATACAAAATCCTGTGATTCAATCATTCAATTACATAATCATCCATTCAATAAGCATATTGATCACCTACTCAATAAATGAGTGACACTGTTTTTGACACTGTGGACCATTCCAAGATACAAAAAATCTAGCTTTGGCTGTTTGGGAACCAAAGGAgatattttttcctaatatatgtaaatatttataatatgaacCCATATGTAATAACGTCCGTAGAATTAGTACAGAAAAAAAGGTAAGACTACAGGGCTGGGAGAGATCAATCTGACTAGGTGATAAGGAAATGCATCTTAAAGAAGACGGCATTGGGCCAGTTTCTAAGGATGGGCAGGATTTCTAAAGGAAGATAGTGGCTTTCAAAGTGGAAGAAAAAGCATGAGCAAGGACTTAGAAATGGAAGCACACCTTCCATCATCCTCTGGatccttatttgttttttatgtgaGCACCTGGTTTTTCACAGTGTCATTTTGTTTACCGGTGTCTCCCTTGCAAGTCCAATGTATTAGACCATTCTTGCCTGACTATGAAGGAATATCTGAAATtagataatttgtaaagaaaataaactgatttggctcacagttctgcaggcagtACAACCATGGTGCTGGCATTTGATCAGCTTCTGTAGAGGCCTAAGGGTGCTTTTATTCATGATAGAAGATGAAGTGGGAGTAGGCATGTCACACGGCCAGAGCAGGTGCAAGaaggggagggaggtgccacacatttttaaacaacccaATCCTGAACTCACTCATCATCAAGGAGATGCaattaagccattcatgagagatctgcccccatgatccaaaaacctcccaccaggccccacctccaacactggggattatatttcaacctgagatttggtggggacacagatccaaaccatatcattctgcccctgcccccacaaatcccatgttcttctcacattgcaaaatataatcatCTCCTGCCAATAGTTCCCCAAAAGTCACAATTTGTTTCAGCATCATTCAAAAGTCCAGAGTCCAAagtctgaaacaaggcaagtcccttacACCTATGaacctataaaattaaaaaatatatatttacttccAAGACACAGTGtgggtacagacattgggtatacactcccattccaaaagagagaaattggccaaaacaaaggggctacaggctctgtgcaagtctgaaacccattAAATCTTTAAGCTCCATTAAATATTTAAGTCATTAAATCTttaagctccaaaataatctcctttgacttcatgtcccCCATGCAAGACATAATGTAGCAAAGGTGGATTCCCAAGGCTTTGgccagctccactcctgtggatTTCCGGGTTCGGCCCCAATGATTGCCCTTACTGGTTGGAATTGAGTGCCTACAGTTTTTCTAGGCTCAAGATGTAAAGCTGCCAGTAGATATACTATCCTGGGGTTGGGAGGTCAGTGGCctccttctcacagctccactaggcagtgccccagtggggtcTCTGTGGGGCCTCCAACCCCAAATTTCCCCCTCAATACTACTGCCatagtagaggttctctgtgagggaTTGCCCCTGCAACAGTCTTCTGCCTGGTACCCAGGCTTTCTCATACATGCTCTGAAGTCTATAGAGAGACTGCAAAGTCTCCTTTACTCTTGTACTCTGCATgcccacaggcttaacaccacgaACTCTCCAAGGCTTATgacttgcatcctctgaagcagcAGCTTGAGCTGTATCTGTGGCCCtttgagccatggctggagctggaacaGCAGGGATGTGGGAGCAGTTTCCCAAGACTACACAGGACAATGGGGCCCCAGGCCTGACCCATGAAACCATTTAGCCCTCCTAGGCCTCtaagcctgtgatgggaggagctgcctcagagatttctgaaatgcctttcaggcctttttcccattgtcttggctatcagcaCCTGGTTCTTTCTTACCCATGCAAATATCTCTAGTAAGTGGTTGCTCCCCAGCCCACTTAGATTCTTCCCCTGAAAATGGTCTTtctttttctaccacatggccaggctgcaaattttccagatGTTTAAgctctgcttcccctttaaatataaattccaatttTGAGTCATTTCATTGCTCCTGCATCTGAGTATAGtatgttagaagcagccaggccataTCTTAAATGCTTCACTGCATAGAAACTTCCTCCACAAGATACCCTAGGTTGTCACTCTTAATGTCAAACTTCCACAGAGCCCTAGGGCATGGACACAATACAACTACCAAGTCCTTTGCTACAGAATAACAAGGGTAACCTTTCTCTAGTTTCCAATCAgttcctcatttctatctgagacctcagcagcctggacttcacttgtccatatcactatcagcattatGGTCACAGCCATTTAAGCAGCCTATAAGAAGTTTCAAACTCTCActcatcttcctgccttcttctgagtcctccagaCTCCTCCAACTTCTGCCCattgcccagttccaaagctgcttctacatttccaagtatctttatagcaatgtccaCTCCTAAGtcccaattttctgtgttaggcccttcttgtattgctataaaggaataccagagactgggtaatttataaagaaaagagatttaattgtttCATAGTTCTGCAAGTTGTACAAGCatagcactggcatctgcttg
The genomic region above belongs to Papio anubis isolate 15944 chromosome 12, Panubis1.0, whole genome shotgun sequence and contains:
- the LOC108582173 gene encoding heterogeneous nuclear ribonucleoprotein A1-like, with translation MTPHIRLPIQKYHIVNGHNYEVRKALSKQEMASAPSSQISRSGSGNFGNGRGGGFGGNDNFGHGGNFRGRVGFGGSHGGGGYGGSADGYNGFGNDGRNFGGGSRYNDFGNYNSRSSNFGPMKGGNFGGRSSCPYDGGGQYLAKP